The Neovison vison isolate M4711 chromosome 5, ASM_NN_V1, whole genome shotgun sequence genome includes a region encoding these proteins:
- the LOC122907764 gene encoding asialoglycoprotein receptor 1-like yields the protein MTNDYQDLQHLDSEDNDHQLPQVPRPPQPLFRRFCSGPCLLLLSLGLGLLLLVVVCVIGSQNSKLRGELQALRETFSNFTATTEVEVKALSSQGGNVGRKMKSLESQLEKQQQDLSEDHSGLLFHVKQFVSDLRSLSCQMAVLQGNGSARTCCPVNWLEYEGSCYWFSRSGKPWPDADRYCQLESAHLVVVNSREEQKFVQHHMGPVNTWMGLTDQSGLWKWVDGTDYETGFKNWRPEQPDDWYGHGLGGGEDCAHFTDDGRWNDDVCQRPYRWVCETPREPAS from the exons ATGACAAATGACTATCAAGATCTTCAGCATCTGGACAGCGAGGACAATGACCATCAGCTCCCACAAG TGCCACGGCCCCCGCAGCCGCTGTTCCGGAGGTTCTGCTCAggaccctgcctcctcctgctctccctgggcCTCGGCCTCCTGCTGCTGGTGGTCGTCTGTGTCATCGGATCCCAGA ACTCCAAGTTGCGGGGGGAGCTGCAGGCCCTGAGAGAGACGTTCAGCAACTTCACAGCGACCACGGAGGTCGAGGTCAAGGCCTTGAGCAGCCAGG GAGGAAATGTGGGCAGGAAGATGAAATCGCTCGAGTCccagctggagaagcagcagcaggatcTGAGCGAAG ATCATTCGGGCCTCCTGTTCCACGTGAAGCAGTTCGTGTCGGACCTGCGCAGCCTGAGCTGTCAGATGGCCGTCCTGCAGGGCAATG gcTCGGCGAGGACCTGCTGCCCCGTCAACTGGCTGGAGTACGAGGGCAGCTGCTACTGGTTCTCCCGCTCCGGGAAGCCCTGGCCGGACGCGGACCGGTACTGCCAGCTGGAGAGCGCGCACCTGGTGGTCGTCAACTCCCGGGAGGAGCAG AAGTTTGTCCAGCACCACATGGGGCCGGTGAACACCTGGATGGGCCTCACGGACCAGAGCGGGCTCTGGAAGTGGGTGGACGGGACGGACTACGAGACCGGCTTCAA GAACTGGAGGCCGGAGCAGCCGGACGACTGGTACGGGCACGGGCTCGGGGGAGGCGAGGACTGCGCACACTTCACCGACGACGGCCGCTGGAACGACGACGTGTGCCAGAGGCCCTACCGCTGGGTGTGCGAGACGCCTCGCGAGCCGGCCAGCTAG